In Rattus norvegicus strain BN/NHsdMcwi chromosome 1, GRCr8, whole genome shotgun sequence, a genomic segment contains:
- the Lin7b gene encoding protein lin-7 homolog B produces MAALVEPLGLERDVSRAVELLERLQRSGELPPQKLQALQRVLQSRFCSAIREVYEQLYDTLDITGSAEVRAHATAKATVAAFTASEGHAHPRVVELPKTDEGLGFNIMGGKEQNSPIYISRVIPGGVADRHGGLKRGDQLLSVNGVSVEGEHHEKAVELLKAAQGSVKLVVRYTPRVLEEMEARFEKMRSARRRQQHHSYSSLESRG; encoded by the exons ATGGCTGCGCTGGTGGAGCCGCTGGGGCTGGAGCGGG ACGTGTCCCGGGCTGTGGAGCTGCTAGAGCGGCTGCAGCGTAGCGGAGAACTGCCCCCGCAGAAGCTGCAGGCCCTGCAGCGGGTCCTGCAGAGCCGCTTCTGCTCCGCCATCCGCGAG GTGTATGAACAGCTCTATGACACGCTGGACATCACTGGCAGCGCCGAGGTGCGGGCTCATGCCACAGCCAAG GCTACAGTGGCTGCTTTCACAGCCAGTGAGGGCCATGCCCATCCCAGGGTCGTGGAACTACCGAAGACTGATGAGGGTTTGGGCTTCAACATCATGGGCGGCAAAGAGCAGAACTCGCCCATCTATATCTCTCGAGTCATCCCCGGAGGTGTGGCTGATCGCCATGGTGGCCTCAAGAGGGGAGACCAGCTGCTGTCTGTGAATGGTGTG AGTGTGGAAGGCGAACACCATGAAAAGGCAGTGGAACTCCTGAAGGCCGCCCAGGGCTCAGTGAAACTGGTGGTGCGCTACACCCCTCGGGTGCTGGAGGAGATGGAAGCCCGCTTCGAGAAGATGCGATCTGCCCGTCGGCGCCAGCAGCACCACAGCTACTC GTCCTTGGAGTCTCGAGGCTGA
- the Lin7b gene encoding protein lin-7 homolog B isoform X1 encodes MAALVEPLGLERDVSRAVELLERLQRSGELPPQKLQALQRVLQSRFCSAIREVYEQLYDTLDITGSAEVRAHATAKATVAAFTASEGHAHPRVVELPKTDEGLGFNIMGGKEQNSPIYISRVIPGGVADRHGGLKRGDQLLSVNGVESVRGLPCRVWKANTMKRQWNS; translated from the exons ATGGCTGCGCTGGTGGAGCCGCTGGGGCTGGAGCGGG ACGTGTCCCGGGCTGTGGAGCTGCTAGAGCGGCTGCAGCGTAGCGGAGAACTGCCCCCGCAGAAGCTGCAGGCCCTGCAGCGGGTCCTGCAGAGCCGCTTCTGCTCCGCCATCCGCGAG GTGTATGAACAGCTCTATGACACGCTGGACATCACTGGCAGCGCCGAGGTGCGGGCTCATGCCACAGCCAAG GCTACAGTGGCTGCTTTCACAGCCAGTGAGGGCCATGCCCATCCCAGGGTCGTGGAACTACCGAAGACTGATGAGGGTTTGGGCTTCAACATCATGGGCGGCAAAGAGCAGAACTCGCCCATCTATATCTCTCGAGTCATCCCCGGAGGTGTGGCTGATCGCCATGGTGGCCTCAAGAGGGGAGACCAGCTGCTGTCTGTGAATGGTGTG GAGTCTGTGCGAGGCCTGCCCTGCAGAGTGTGGAAGGCGAACACCATGAAAAGGCAGTGGAACTCCTGA